A single region of the Bacteroidota bacterium genome encodes:
- a CDS encoding Gfo/Idh/MocA family oxidoreductase: MTDHPITPSIAILGCGLIGETHARILAQLGSPPTFFVDSDIQRAKRLAEEFSARASSDPIDPIRDNAIDAVYICTYHDTHAPLAIEAARQGKQIFLEKPMAITASDCHAILDAVQRHRVRCMSGFKLHYYSLAQTAKQLIGQPLALSAQVFDHRWPDKSWANDPVRGGGNVLSQGCHAIELLCYLAGSRPIRIYAEGGNLHHSTLYLVDSMAATLAFENGAIATLLIGDLGETPRNGKFSFQAMNGSKSVHLYDRLTRLSYFNSEFEEVFSGDEDGFLNENREFLAALTEGRQPETTEIDGARATMILLAGIESLRTQEPQSLGGLP; encoded by the coding sequence ATGACCGATCATCCTATCACGCCTTCTATTGCAATTCTCGGCTGCGGCCTGATCGGTGAAACCCATGCCCGTATTCTGGCCCAGTTGGGTTCGCCACCGACATTCTTTGTAGATAGCGATATTCAGCGGGCCAAACGGCTCGCCGAAGAATTCTCAGCACGGGCCTCGTCTGATCCAATCGATCCCATTCGGGACAACGCGATCGACGCAGTCTATATCTGCACCTACCATGATACCCACGCACCGCTGGCGATTGAAGCGGCTCGGCAAGGAAAGCAGATCTTTCTTGAGAAACCGATGGCTATTACGGCGAGTGATTGTCACGCGATTTTGGATGCGGTACAACGGCATCGTGTCAGATGCATGAGCGGCTTCAAACTGCATTACTACTCACTAGCACAGACTGCGAAACAACTGATTGGTCAACCGCTTGCGCTCAGTGCGCAAGTATTCGACCATCGCTGGCCCGACAAGAGCTGGGCGAACGATCCAGTGCGTGGCGGAGGAAATGTCCTTTCACAGGGTTGCCACGCCATTGAGTTGCTCTGCTATCTTGCTGGTTCGCGCCCGATCCGCATTTATGCCGAAGGTGGCAATCTCCATCATTCCACCCTTTATCTTGTTGATTCTATGGCAGCAACGCTAGCTTTCGAGAATGGCGCGATTGCGACTTTGCTCATCGGGGATTTGGGGGAGACGCCTCGCAATGGCAAGTTCTCATTTCAGGCAATGAACGGCTCGAAATCGGTACATCTCTATGATCGATTGACCCGCCTTAGCTATTTCAATAGCGAATTTGAGGAAGTGTTCTCGGGCGATGAGGATGGATTCCTGAACGAGAACCGAGAATTTCTCGCCGCTTTGACCGAAGGGCGACAACCGGAGACGACCGAAATTGATGGCGCCCGCGCAACAATGATCCTCCTTGCCGGAATCGAGTCTCTTCGCACCCAAGAGCCCCAATCACTTGGAGGATTGCCATGA
- a CDS encoding VCBS repeat-containing protein gives MSPKHKPGEWRDYRRDDTRSGHQPLAGHPGATLSPRWSYRLGGSYQEIELIPDGSGDMLLADGGGIQRMDPGGNERWKTKPFGAHWISGVFDLDGDGRLEIVTTNGHEVIIISALDGSFLFRHYIGPPFSNGTYGGMFQIHSFANSISRGADGAMQIIIPCFSQKEVLVYDCSDGAERTRVLHRLWMDDSYHPSIAIGDVNGDGADEIVIARIGGIYVFDPANGQLISQTQWTSDTERRRNYGHFELCDIDGDGALEAVILSDMVSRHVAVLDNDGAGNFQPLWDRFIEHIYPSDSTDLRYTSNSIRDFDGDGNLEIAVSIFNEHQDLRWHTEILRARTGECISDLPNQYLRGVQDVNNDGFYELCLSREATVNPLANSELSVYSVKNDSTVWSLENASFAERTVHLQPHASEFKPDVFASQEIQRGKFLEREGIFLQTESGLCLLDRSLTLHTIGFESSIPYRVAHVANDRVLITTSNGDVTSITRHGIEYVRSCGYHLTPEAHAAARPGSTATVFENGEDRYLAVPDFANRIHMLVADGKMVHKIEGHSRIGYDGVFHAVSMIETKGGPMLVVVDDRGLDHARLSLYSMHGERVRSFDFPDLPASIIGSRVGCYDWLGFEHSRGEALFASFYRSRSMNTECSLAFLIATGEVLWRKDRIGIGEYGRGVGPWGTAALLLKDRRSIAVFCAKDSLCRLDLETGELLSVPKLLTDYTAEVLKSEQLLKAQNLTTQSSIDDPFTAYGSPTLIGDDLVISGAFGGFGVIQKSSQARWWKRAPFGDILYRLPGIGDVDGDGQLEFAQAHGDGCVRIYDYTTGVERTCVDLQATATDILTVDFDGDGREEFVFGTNDGRLIAVGWTGNEIAVKSVYDSGVAMGSPIAADLDGDGASEIYVVSADGLLTCFG, from the coding sequence ATGAGTCCAAAACACAAGCCGGGCGAATGGCGGGACTATCGACGGGATGATACACGAAGCGGCCATCAGCCACTTGCGGGGCATCCAGGTGCGACGCTCAGCCCGCGCTGGTCCTATCGCCTTGGTGGCAGTTATCAAGAAATAGAGTTGATACCAGATGGCTCGGGAGATATGTTGCTGGCGGATGGCGGTGGAATCCAACGCATGGACCCGGGCGGAAACGAGCGATGGAAGACGAAACCGTTTGGTGCGCATTGGATCAGTGGTGTTTTCGATCTCGATGGGGATGGACGTCTAGAGATAGTGACGACGAATGGGCACGAAGTCATTATCATCTCGGCTCTTGATGGCTCGTTCTTGTTCCGTCACTATATCGGTCCACCATTTTCGAATGGGACCTATGGGGGAATGTTTCAAATACATTCCTTCGCGAACTCAATTAGCAGAGGGGCAGATGGTGCGATGCAAATCATCATCCCGTGCTTCTCGCAGAAGGAAGTCTTAGTCTACGATTGCTCTGATGGTGCCGAGCGGACGCGTGTGCTGCATCGTCTTTGGATGGATGATAGTTACCATCCATCGATCGCCATTGGCGATGTCAACGGAGATGGCGCGGATGAAATTGTGATTGCCAGAATTGGTGGCATATACGTCTTCGATCCTGCGAACGGGCAGTTAATTTCACAAACGCAATGGACTTCTGACACTGAACGTCGGCGCAACTATGGACATTTTGAACTTTGCGATATCGATGGTGATGGCGCACTTGAAGCAGTGATCCTGAGTGATATGGTATCGCGCCACGTTGCCGTTTTGGATAATGATGGCGCGGGTAACTTCCAGCCACTCTGGGATCGATTCATTGAACATATTTACCCTTCGGATTCCACGGATCTCCGCTATACGTCGAACTCGATTCGCGATTTCGATGGAGATGGGAACCTTGAGATTGCGGTCAGTATATTCAATGAGCACCAAGATCTTCGTTGGCATACGGAGATCTTGCGAGCCAGGACAGGGGAGTGCATCTCGGATCTGCCGAATCAATACCTCCGAGGTGTGCAGGATGTTAACAATGATGGGTTCTACGAACTGTGCTTGAGCCGTGAGGCAACAGTCAATCCACTCGCCAACTCTGAACTATCGGTCTACTCTGTCAAGAACGATAGTACGGTATGGAGTTTGGAAAATGCCTCCTTCGCTGAGCGGACCGTCCATCTTCAGCCGCACGCCTCGGAGTTCAAGCCCGATGTCTTCGCGTCGCAAGAAATCCAGCGAGGAAAGTTTTTGGAGCGAGAAGGAATCTTCCTGCAAACAGAATCTGGACTGTGTTTGCTAGATCGATCTCTTACGCTGCATACGATCGGATTCGAGTCCAGTATCCCGTACCGCGTTGCCCATGTTGCGAACGATCGTGTGCTTATCACAACATCCAACGGAGATGTCACATCCATTACTCGTCATGGTATTGAGTATGTACGTTCTTGCGGATATCATCTGACTCCTGAAGCACATGCTGCTGCGAGACCTGGTAGTACCGCAACCGTATTTGAGAATGGTGAGGACCGCTATCTCGCCGTGCCAGACTTTGCGAATCGTATTCACATGCTCGTAGCGGATGGCAAGATGGTGCACAAAATCGAAGGCCACTCCAGGATTGGTTATGATGGCGTGTTTCATGCTGTGAGCATGATCGAGACAAAGGGAGGTCCGATGCTGGTGGTCGTTGATGATCGCGGATTAGATCACGCACGCCTTTCACTGTATTCCATGCATGGCGAGCGCGTTCGGTCCTTCGATTTTCCTGATCTGCCAGCCAGCATTATAGGTTCGCGTGTCGGTTGTTACGATTGGCTCGGATTCGAGCACTCGCGTGGCGAAGCACTATTCGCAAGCTTTTATCGCTCGCGTTCCATGAACACCGAATGCTCGCTCGCGTTTTTGATCGCAACGGGCGAAGTTCTCTGGCGGAAAGACCGCATTGGAATTGGCGAGTATGGACGTGGCGTGGGGCCATGGGGTACAGCCGCACTTCTCCTTAAGGATCGGCGATCCATCGCGGTATTCTGCGCAAAAGATTCGCTCTGCCGTCTTGATCTCGAAACCGGTGAATTGCTCAGCGTACCAAAGCTGCTTACGGACTACACTGCAGAGGTATTGAAATCGGAGCAATTGCTGAAAGCGCAGAATCTCACGACCCAGTCCTCAATTGATGACCCGTTCACGGCGTATGGCTCGCCGACGCTTATTGGCGATGATCTGGTTATTTCAGGTGCATTTGGTGGGTTTGGAGTCATCCAAAAATCAAGTCAGGCTCGGTGGTGGAAACGAGCGCCGTTCGGTGATATTCTTTATCGACTCCCTGGCATTGGTGATGTTGATGGTGATGGTCAACTCGAGTTTGCACAGGCCCATGGCGATGGATGCGTTCGCATCTATGATTACACGACTGGAGTGGAACGAACATGCGTGGATCTCCAAGCAACGGCTACCGACATTCTCACCGTTGACTTCGATGGCGATGGAAGGGAAGAATTTGTGTTTGGTACAAACGACGGCCGGCTGATCGCGGTCGGCTGGACCGGCAATGAGATTGCGGTTAAGTCCGTTTATGATTCTGGCGTCGCGATGGGCTCGCCCATTGCTGCCGATCTCGATGGGGACGGGGCGTCCGAGATTTACGTCGTCTCCGCCGATGGTCTATTAACTTGTTTTGGATAA
- a CDS encoding carbon-nitrogen hydrolase family protein, with product MPKVRVATVSFLMEDTPHTVEMNLERARMYIRDASEQKADIVCLPETVTTNGLANPIDSAKYSDAWMDYFADAAKKYGIAVIAPFFVRDITAVYNQATVFNRDGSCVDHYRKLQPTGIEAKSVTPGWEFPIIDLGFAKITVMICMDIYFPEIARIYAMKGAELLFWPTTTHGPTQSGLEAQLRSRAIDNSMWIVESNLAGHQPYAPYDGRFYPGNARVMDFNGDIIAETGRRAGLAVCDIDLDERRTTSQVLLIHEPDDTRADLESLARMDLYAKEYSAIAARQNRYYDMLRPKR from the coding sequence ATGCCAAAGGTACGTGTAGCGACAGTCTCATTTCTCATGGAGGATACTCCGCATACCGTCGAGATGAATCTCGAACGGGCGCGCATGTACATTCGCGATGCGAGTGAACAAAAGGCGGACATTGTTTGCCTGCCGGAGACAGTGACAACTAATGGTTTGGCGAATCCGATTGACTCGGCCAAATACTCCGATGCCTGGATGGATTATTTCGCGGATGCCGCAAAGAAGTATGGAATTGCAGTCATCGCTCCGTTCTTTGTGCGCGACATCACGGCGGTTTACAATCAGGCGACGGTATTCAATCGAGATGGTAGCTGTGTCGATCATTATCGAAAGCTTCAGCCGACCGGAATCGAAGCAAAGTCTGTCACACCGGGCTGGGAATTCCCTATTATCGATCTTGGCTTCGCGAAGATTACGGTCATGATTTGCATGGATATTTACTTCCCCGAGATCGCGCGAATCTATGCTATGAAGGGCGCTGAGTTGTTGTTTTGGCCAACGACGACGCATGGCCCAACGCAAAGCGGTCTCGAAGCACAGTTGCGATCGCGGGCAATCGACAACTCCATGTGGATTGTCGAATCGAACCTGGCGGGTCATCAGCCGTATGCGCCCTATGATGGTCGCTTCTATCCTGGCAATGCGCGTGTCATGGATTTCAATGGCGATATTATTGCGGAGACCGGTCGCCGCGCCGGACTTGCGGTCTGCGATATCGATCTCGATGAGCGCCGCACCACTTCGCAAGTCCTGCTCATCCATGAACCAGACGATACGCGGGCCGATCTCGAATCGCTTGCCCGGATGGACCTCTATGCAAAGGAATACTCTGCGATTGCTGCGCGGCAGAATCGCTACTATGACATGCTGCGACCGAAGCGCTAG
- a CDS encoding metallophosphoesterase — MATIPYRASATGARPPALAEYKMLFMRIAHLSDPHINLKYHPQHLPRLRRTLEDALRRGAEHIVITGDLTSNADARDLRTTRRLFEMLGIMRSSKLTIVPGNHDIYGGPQLADDVLAFPERCRICDTRERLAIFQEHFSELFADTITVGGLAYPFVKRLKHVAFMALNTVAEHSVIGNPFGSNGEIVKGHRQSIDHLGNFHAWRTARYRIVLMHHHLFRHRDLVRMGRQASSGLASTIELQTLKLHRKRRALGMFERIGANLLLHGHVHFTGQYDRNGLICLNSAGAVSPTNREDGFAYHLIDLGVRAPSISRVTVSKLKRESIIESPQDNARVIATV; from the coding sequence ATGGCAACGATCCCATATCGTGCCAGTGCGACGGGTGCGAGACCACCTGCGTTAGCTGAATACAAAATGCTATTTATGCGAATTGCACACCTCTCCGATCCTCACATTAACCTGAAGTACCATCCGCAGCATTTGCCACGATTGCGGAGAACGCTCGAAGACGCACTCCGGCGTGGTGCGGAACACATCGTCATTACCGGCGACCTGACAAGTAACGCCGATGCGCGCGATCTCAGGACGACACGCCGACTCTTCGAAATGCTGGGTATCATGCGATCGAGCAAGCTCACCATCGTCCCTGGCAACCACGACATCTATGGCGGTCCCCAGCTCGCCGATGATGTACTCGCATTCCCAGAGCGTTGCCGTATCTGTGACACGCGAGAACGGCTCGCCATCTTTCAGGAGCATTTTTCGGAGTTGTTCGCGGACACGATCACAGTTGGAGGGCTTGCCTATCCGTTCGTGAAACGACTGAAGCATGTTGCCTTCATGGCGCTCAACACCGTTGCAGAGCACTCGGTCATTGGGAATCCCTTCGGCTCAAACGGGGAGATCGTGAAGGGCCATCGACAGAGTATTGATCATCTTGGCAACTTCCATGCGTGGCGGACGGCACGCTACCGGATCGTTCTGATGCACCATCACTTGTTCCGGCACAGGGACCTGGTGCGAATGGGTCGCCAGGCATCATCAGGATTGGCTTCGACGATCGAGCTCCAAACATTGAAGTTACACCGTAAACGACGAGCGCTAGGAATGTTCGAGCGGATCGGGGCCAATCTCCTGCTCCATGGACATGTGCATTTTACTGGCCAGTATGACAGGAATGGACTAATCTGTCTCAACAGCGCAGGTGCAGTCTCTCCGACTAACCGCGAGGATGGTTTCGCATATCACCTCATTGATCTCGGGGTCCGCGCACCAAGTATCTCCCGCGTAACGGTATCAAAGTTGAAGCGAGAAAGCATAATAGAATCACCACAGGATAATGCTCGCGTAATTGCGACAGTATAG
- a CDS encoding pitrilysin family protein, which yields MKQKKKHPSPKLPSAKARGRFAARPRRIVADSKRIAPEEISRVDVRTKTYINGLRVVSERVEGASSLCVGLWVRAGSRHESIRQHGIAHFIEHVVFKGTAGRTMREIMRSIEARGGYLNAFTTKEHTCFYTWTRTLHLDESVSVLFDLALRPKFSAEDIEREKSVIIEEINGIEDEPDEMVFDLFEEEIFGRHALAHPIIGTPESIQRMNRQTLSAFHRKHYRSRDIVIVASGSHEHDALFAAIDRAIKHAPKHVSRRLLEPYRFPRRPQSELHVPRASGQQAHLILGRRAPGVRSERHLAISALITLLGVGMSSRLNLRLREELGLAYDSVAFYSPFEDAGAVGLYIATAIENRERSLREMRRILRGLTTRPVSNAELDRAKEQMIGSVVLPMESISNRMMRAAQNELYFGEYYSVEHDIQKISNLPLEKVRDEVTRLFTDEDRYTLVSVVPEKEEEQEEEKE from the coding sequence TTGAAACAGAAAAAGAAGCACCCAAGTCCTAAATTGCCTTCTGCTAAGGCCCGTGGCCGATTTGCTGCCAGACCGCGACGAATTGTTGCCGATAGCAAGCGCATTGCGCCAGAAGAAATCTCCCGCGTCGATGTGCGGACAAAGACCTACATCAATGGCCTTCGCGTCGTCAGCGAGCGGGTCGAGGGCGCATCTTCTCTGTGTGTGGGTCTTTGGGTGCGAGCCGGCTCCCGTCACGAGAGCATTCGCCAGCATGGTATCGCACACTTTATCGAGCATGTCGTTTTCAAAGGCACCGCTGGCCGGACCATGCGCGAGATCATGCGTTCAATCGAAGCCCGAGGCGGATACTTGAACGCTTTCACGACAAAGGAGCACACTTGCTTCTATACCTGGACGCGTACCTTGCATCTCGATGAGTCGGTCTCGGTGCTTTTCGATCTGGCACTGCGGCCAAAGTTCTCCGCCGAAGACATCGAGCGCGAAAAGTCGGTAATCATAGAAGAGATCAATGGCATCGAGGACGAGCCGGACGAGATGGTCTTCGATTTGTTCGAGGAAGAGATCTTTGGCCGACACGCGCTGGCACACCCGATTATCGGCACGCCCGAGAGCATTCAGCGCATGAATCGACAGACCCTCTCGGCGTTTCACCGCAAGCACTATCGCTCGCGCGATATTGTCATTGTTGCCAGCGGTTCACATGAGCATGATGCCCTCTTTGCAGCGATCGATCGTGCAATAAAGCATGCGCCGAAACACGTTTCCAGGCGTCTACTCGAACCGTACAGGTTTCCACGACGGCCACAATCCGAGTTGCATGTACCAAGGGCATCCGGGCAGCAGGCCCATCTTATCCTGGGAAGACGCGCACCGGGAGTAAGGAGCGAGCGCCATCTTGCTATCAGCGCGCTCATTACATTGTTGGGAGTGGGCATGAGCAGCCGACTGAATTTACGCCTGCGCGAAGAACTGGGCCTGGCTTATGATTCCGTCGCATTTTACTCGCCATTTGAAGATGCTGGAGCCGTTGGACTCTATATCGCCACTGCGATCGAGAACCGTGAGCGCTCCCTCCGGGAAATGCGCCGCATTCTTCGCGGACTCACGACCAGACCAGTTTCGAACGCCGAACTTGACCGCGCAAAAGAGCAAATGATCGGCTCGGTGGTGCTGCCAATGGAATCGATCTCTAATCGCATGATGCGTGCCGCCCAGAACGAGCTCTATTTCGGAGAGTACTACTCCGTCGAGCATGACATCCAGAAGATTTCAAATCTGCCGCTCGAAAAGGTCCGTGACGAGGTGACGCGTCTATTTACCGACGAAGACCGCTACACGCTCGTCTCGGTTGTGCCGGAAAAGGAAGAAGAGCAGGAAGAAGAGAAGGAATAG
- the ald gene encoding alanine dehydrogenase — protein MKIGVPKEIKVNENRVPLTPSGAEILVANGHTVFVETNAGVGSGFKNQDYIAAGAKILQTAKEVFDTADMVMKVKEPIKQEYDLIRKGQLLFTYFHFAASRELTDAILKTKSIAIAYETVQRADHSLPLLIPMSEVAGRMAPQEGAKYLEKTMGGRGVLLAGVPGTDPGEVVVLGGGVVGTSAAKIAAGLGAHVTILDSNLYRLRYLDDVMPKNVTTLMSNPYNIRKLIKHADLVIGAVLIPGAKAPRLVTKEMLKDMKEGSVIVDVSVDQGGCIETCKPTTHENPTFVVDGVVHYCVANMPGAVPMTSTIALTNATLPYAVQLANQGYEKAISNNKELRLGLNVIDGTVVYEGVAEAFGMKWEDSHKYIK, from the coding sequence ATGAAAATAGGAGTACCGAAGGAAATCAAAGTAAACGAGAACCGCGTACCCCTCACGCCAAGCGGCGCAGAGATTCTCGTTGCCAATGGCCACACGGTGTTTGTTGAGACAAATGCGGGTGTCGGCTCAGGATTTAAGAACCAGGATTACATTGCAGCCGGCGCGAAAATCTTGCAGACCGCAAAGGAGGTCTTCGACACGGCGGATATGGTCATGAAGGTGAAGGAGCCGATCAAGCAAGAATACGATCTTATTCGCAAAGGCCAGCTCCTCTTTACCTATTTCCATTTCGCTGCGAGCCGTGAGTTGACGGACGCGATCCTGAAGACGAAGTCGATCGCCATCGCGTACGAGACGGTGCAGCGCGCGGATCACTCGCTGCCTCTACTGATTCCGATGTCGGAAGTCGCGGGCCGGATGGCGCCGCAAGAAGGTGCAAAATATTTGGAGAAGACGATGGGCGGCCGTGGTGTCCTGCTGGCCGGAGTGCCAGGCACCGATCCGGGCGAAGTTGTCGTGCTGGGAGGCGGCGTTGTCGGGACAAGTGCGGCGAAGATCGCGGCAGGTCTTGGTGCGCATGTGACCATCCTCGATTCGAATCTCTACCGGCTTCGATATCTCGATGACGTGATGCCGAAGAACGTGACAACGCTCATGTCCAATCCGTACAACATTCGCAAGCTCATCAAGCACGCCGATCTTGTGATCGGCGCGGTGTTGATTCCGGGTGCCAAAGCTCCGCGTCTCGTGACCAAAGAGATGCTGAAAGACATGAAGGAAGGATCGGTAATCGTCGATGTATCGGTCGATCAGGGCGGATGCATCGAGACCTGCAAGCCCACGACTCACGAGAACCCGACGTTTGTTGTCGATGGCGTTGTGCATTACTGCGTGGCAAATATGCCGGGTGCAGTGCCGATGACTTCAACGATTGCGCTGACGAACGCGACATTGCCCTATGCGGTCCAACTCGCGAATCAGGGCTATGAAAAGGCGATATCGAACAATAAGGAATTGCGACTCGGACTCAACGTGATTGACGGCACCGTCGTCTATGAAGGAGTCGCCGAGGCATTTGGAATGAAGTGGGAAGACTCACATAAGTATATTAAGTAA